Proteins from a single region of Fundulus heteroclitus isolate FHET01 chromosome 12, MU-UCD_Fhet_4.1, whole genome shotgun sequence:
- the LOC105921528 gene encoding ubiquilin-1 isoform X1: MSDSVKDEVANADKSERIHVVLRGVTESGAFAIRGDCTVRQLKRRLSERLRAPAERLVLTRSGRVLRESELVSHIKERKGCVSLCSSRSPDPSPARAISDPTSEAVQSELTADPDPDQTQTPTSPLYLVEGLDSLGLENSRSSFFTALRSLTESRLQSDPEMTHRVPASPPVQNTLCTSSPQSARRLSLSNPQLQQVLKANPEVEDMFNISEKQVPELIGEPEMMEEAMQNVGRSSENVALVQGNHENTAALDVLQTTGEKMQQHHRKQSQEATFPLVTTSRESHQKAEGRSSPPLASDYRDPHRELTATPRAGSSFQSTLTAVAAALLPAAGMQSLLEGISARPGLMESLMSGPHINSLLNCLSQNPDFAAQMLLSHPLFSGNVPLQEQMRQQIPLFLQQMQSPELLSAMLNPRAMEALRQIQHGLQTLAVEAPLLMPVAGLGTSGGSGPNSASEHPSDPDQKNQSGCSPQKVPLTQQQQQQQQQQQQQFVHQMLKALANTSNEVRREEEEDFQEELQQLSSMGFRDKQANLQALISTGGDLCSALHLLSL, encoded by the exons ATGTCAGACTCAGTGAAAGACGAAGTGGCGAACGCCGATAAGTCTGAGAGGATCCACGTTGTCCTCAGAGGTGTCACCGAGAGCGGGGCGTTCGCCATCAGAGGAGACTGCACCGTCAGACAG CTGAAACGACGTCTGTCGGAGCGGCTGCGCGCCCCAGCGGAGCGTCTGGTGCTGACCCGCTCCGGACGGGTCCTCAGGGAGTCAGAACTCGTGAGTCACATCAAAGAACGGAAAGGATGTGTCAGCCTCTGCAGCAGCCGGAG CCCTGATCCTTCACCTGCTCGGGCCATCAGCGACCCGACTTCAGAAGCTGTTCAGTCCGAGCTAACGGCTGATCCTGATCCAGACCAAACACAGACTCCTACTTCTCCGCTCTACCTGG TCGAGGGTCTGGACAGCCTTGGCTTGGAAAACAGCCGATCCAGCTTTTTTACGGCCCTCCGGAGCCTAACGGAGAGCCGGCTACAGAGCGACCCAGAGATGACGCACCGTGTCCCGGCCAGCCCCCCGGTGCAGAACACGCTCTGCACCTCCAGCCCTCAGTCAGCGAGACGGCTCAGTCTGTCTAATCCACAACTTCAGCAGGTACTGAAAGCAAACCCTGAGGTTGAGGACATGTTTAACATCTCAGAAAAGCag GTGCCGGAGCTCATCGGGGAGCCTGAAATGATGGAGGAAGCGATGCAAAATGTAGGCAGATCTTCAGAAAACGTGGCCTTGGTGCAGGGTAACCACGAAAACACGGCTGCTCTGGATGTCCTTCAAACAACGGGTGAAAAAATGCAGCAGCATCATCGTAAACAATCCCAG GAAGCGACGTTCCCATTAGTGACCACATCGAGGGAAAGTCATCAGAAAGCAGAAGGACGAAGCAGCCCACCTCTTGCCAGTGACTACAGAGATCCCCACAGAGAGCTGACGGCTACACCCCGAGCCGGTTCAAGCTTTCAGAGCACTCTCACAGCAG TGGCTGCTGCcctccttcctgctgcaggtATGCAGTCGCTCCTGGAGGGGATCAGTGCCAGGCCGGGTCTGAtggaaagtctcatgtctgggCCGCACATCAACAGTCTTCTGAACTGCCTCAGCCAGAACCCGGACTTTGCTGCACAG ATGCTGCTGAGCCATCCTTTGTtctctggaaatgttcctctgcAGGAGCAGATGAGGCAGCAGATCCCTCTCTTTCTGCAACAG ATGCAGAGTCCAGAGCTGCTTTCTGCGATGCTGAACCCCCGAGCCATGGAGGCTTTGCGACAGATCCAGCATGGTCTACAGACGCTGGCTGTGGAGGCCCCCCTCCTCATGCCTGT GGCTGGACTTGGAACCAGTGGCGGTTCTGGTCCAAACAGTGCTTCTGAGCATCCATCGGATCCTGACCAGAAGAACCAGTCTGGATGCAGTCCTCAGAAAGTCCCTCtgacgcagcagcagcagcagcagcagcagcagcagcagcagcagtttgtGCATCAGATGCTAAAGGCACTAGCTAACACCAGCAATGAG GTCCGtcgtgaggaagaggaggacttCCAGGAGGAGTTGCAGCAGCTGAGCTCAATGGGCTTCAGAGACAAACAGGCAAACCTTCAGGCCCTCATCAGCACAGGAGGAGACCTGTGCTCTGCTCTACATCTGCTCAGTCTCTGA
- the LOC105921528 gene encoding ubiquilin-1 isoform X2 — MSDSVKDEVANADKSERIHVVLRGVTESGAFAIRGDCTVRQLKRRLSERLRAPAERLVLTRSGRVLRESELVSHIKERKGCVSLCSSRSPDPSPARAISDPTSEAVQSELTADPDPDQTQTPTSPLYLVEGLDSLGLENSRSSFFTALRSLTESRLQSDPEMTHRVPASPPVQNTLCTSSPQSARRLSLSNPQLQQVLKANPEVEDMFNISEKQVPELIGEPEMMEEAMQNVGRSSENVALVQGNHENTAALDVLQTTGEKMQQHHRKQSQEATFPLVTTSRESHQKAEGRSSPPLASDYRDPHRELTATPRAGSSFQSTLTAGMQSLLEGISARPGLMESLMSGPHINSLLNCLSQNPDFAAQMLLSHPLFSGNVPLQEQMRQQIPLFLQQMQSPELLSAMLNPRAMEALRQIQHGLQTLAVEAPLLMPVAGLGTSGGSGPNSASEHPSDPDQKNQSGCSPQKVPLTQQQQQQQQQQQQQFVHQMLKALANTSNEVRREEEEDFQEELQQLSSMGFRDKQANLQALISTGGDLCSALHLLSL; from the exons ATGTCAGACTCAGTGAAAGACGAAGTGGCGAACGCCGATAAGTCTGAGAGGATCCACGTTGTCCTCAGAGGTGTCACCGAGAGCGGGGCGTTCGCCATCAGAGGAGACTGCACCGTCAGACAG CTGAAACGACGTCTGTCGGAGCGGCTGCGCGCCCCAGCGGAGCGTCTGGTGCTGACCCGCTCCGGACGGGTCCTCAGGGAGTCAGAACTCGTGAGTCACATCAAAGAACGGAAAGGATGTGTCAGCCTCTGCAGCAGCCGGAG CCCTGATCCTTCACCTGCTCGGGCCATCAGCGACCCGACTTCAGAAGCTGTTCAGTCCGAGCTAACGGCTGATCCTGATCCAGACCAAACACAGACTCCTACTTCTCCGCTCTACCTGG TCGAGGGTCTGGACAGCCTTGGCTTGGAAAACAGCCGATCCAGCTTTTTTACGGCCCTCCGGAGCCTAACGGAGAGCCGGCTACAGAGCGACCCAGAGATGACGCACCGTGTCCCGGCCAGCCCCCCGGTGCAGAACACGCTCTGCACCTCCAGCCCTCAGTCAGCGAGACGGCTCAGTCTGTCTAATCCACAACTTCAGCAGGTACTGAAAGCAAACCCTGAGGTTGAGGACATGTTTAACATCTCAGAAAAGCag GTGCCGGAGCTCATCGGGGAGCCTGAAATGATGGAGGAAGCGATGCAAAATGTAGGCAGATCTTCAGAAAACGTGGCCTTGGTGCAGGGTAACCACGAAAACACGGCTGCTCTGGATGTCCTTCAAACAACGGGTGAAAAAATGCAGCAGCATCATCGTAAACAATCCCAG GAAGCGACGTTCCCATTAGTGACCACATCGAGGGAAAGTCATCAGAAAGCAGAAGGACGAAGCAGCCCACCTCTTGCCAGTGACTACAGAGATCCCCACAGAGAGCTGACGGCTACACCCCGAGCCGGTTCAAGCTTTCAGAGCACTCTCACAGCAG gtATGCAGTCGCTCCTGGAGGGGATCAGTGCCAGGCCGGGTCTGAtggaaagtctcatgtctgggCCGCACATCAACAGTCTTCTGAACTGCCTCAGCCAGAACCCGGACTTTGCTGCACAG ATGCTGCTGAGCCATCCTTTGTtctctggaaatgttcctctgcAGGAGCAGATGAGGCAGCAGATCCCTCTCTTTCTGCAACAG ATGCAGAGTCCAGAGCTGCTTTCTGCGATGCTGAACCCCCGAGCCATGGAGGCTTTGCGACAGATCCAGCATGGTCTACAGACGCTGGCTGTGGAGGCCCCCCTCCTCATGCCTGT GGCTGGACTTGGAACCAGTGGCGGTTCTGGTCCAAACAGTGCTTCTGAGCATCCATCGGATCCTGACCAGAAGAACCAGTCTGGATGCAGTCCTCAGAAAGTCCCTCtgacgcagcagcagcagcagcagcagcagcagcagcagcagcagtttgtGCATCAGATGCTAAAGGCACTAGCTAACACCAGCAATGAG GTCCGtcgtgaggaagaggaggacttCCAGGAGGAGTTGCAGCAGCTGAGCTCAATGGGCTTCAGAGACAAACAGGCAAACCTTCAGGCCCTCATCAGCACAGGAGGAGACCTGTGCTCTGCTCTACATCTGCTCAGTCTCTGA
- the LOC105921507 gene encoding probable gluconokinase isoform X1: MIYIIMGVSGCGKSSFGTFLSGKLGWPFYEGDDFHPQENIEKMARGEPLTDQDRLPWLLRLHEVIERERRSGSDALVACSALKRLYRQILLHGSTAAAASPTVCSHHHASPEVFFLYLHGDYDLIHQRMVARQGHYMKADLLRSQFEILEPPSDDENALTLDIRKSPLEMMLEVEKHIDSLKP, encoded by the exons ATGATCTACATCATAATGGGAGTCTCGGGCTGTGGAAA AAGCAGTTTCGGGACGTTCCTTTCTGGAAAG CTTGGCTGGCCCTTCTACGAAGGAGATGACTTCCACCCACAGGAAAACATTGAGAAGATGGCTCGTGGAGAGCCACTCACAGACCAG GACAGATTACCTTGGCTTCTCAGACTACATGAAGTCATTGAGCG AGAAAGGCGCTCAGGCTCAGACGCCCTTGTGGCTTGTTCCGCTCTCAAGCGCCTCTACAGGCAGATCCTCCTCCATGGCTccacggcggcggcggcgtctCCGACCGTCTGCTCGCACCACCACGCCTCCCCGGAGGTCTTCTTCCTCTACCTGCATGGCGACTACGACCTCATTCACCAGAGGATGGTGGCCCGGCAGGGACATTACATGAAAGCGGATCTGCTGCGCTCCCAGTTTGAAATCTTGGAGCCGCCGTCGGACGACGAGAACGCGCTCACCCTGGACATCAGGAAGAGCCCGTTGGAGATGATGCTGGAGGTGGAGAAGCACATCGACAGCCTGAAGCCGTGA
- the LOC105921507 gene encoding probable gluconokinase isoform X2 has translation MTSTHRKTLRRWLVESHSQTRLPWLLRLHEVIERERRSGSDALVACSALKRLYRQILLHGSTAAAASPTVCSHHHASPEVFFLYLHGDYDLIHQRMVARQGHYMKADLLRSQFEILEPPSDDENALTLDIRKSPLEMMLEVEKHIDSLKP, from the exons ATGACTTCCACCCACAGGAAAACATTGAGAAGATGGCTCGTGGAGAGCCACTCACAGACCAG ATTACCTTGGCTTCTCAGACTACATGAAGTCATTGAGCG AGAAAGGCGCTCAGGCTCAGACGCCCTTGTGGCTTGTTCCGCTCTCAAGCGCCTCTACAGGCAGATCCTCCTCCATGGCTccacggcggcggcggcgtctCCGACCGTCTGCTCGCACCACCACGCCTCCCCGGAGGTCTTCTTCCTCTACCTGCATGGCGACTACGACCTCATTCACCAGAGGATGGTGGCCCGGCAGGGACATTACATGAAAGCGGATCTGCTGCGCTCCCAGTTTGAAATCTTGGAGCCGCCGTCGGACGACGAGAACGCGCTCACCCTGGACATCAGGAAGAGCCCGTTGGAGATGATGCTGGAGGTGGAGAAGCACATCGACAGCCTGAAGCCGTGA